The genomic region CGCGCCGCTAAATTCTCAATAACCTGACAATCAAAACGAGACCGGGACATTTCCATCTCCCGGTCTCGTTTTGTTGCTTTTACGCGGTTTCTGCGCGAAGATTAATCCTATTCGAGGCCGCGTTTGATAAAGTCGAAACTGCGAATTTTAAGCATCGCTCTAGTTGCTCTTCTGGTGGTTACTTCCAGCGGTTTGGTTTTCGGAGCGTGGTATTTAAAGCAGCTGGAAGACAAAGTCGTCGAAAAATTCGAAGGGCGCAAGTGGGTTTTCCCATCGAAAATTTATTCCGATAGTTACTTCTTGTATGTCGGCGCCGGTTTGCGTAGCCAAGATCTGGCGGAAAAACTGCGCCGGCTCGGTTACTTCGAAACCTCGGTTGCGCCCAAGGCCAAGGGCGAGTATCGCGTGGCGGCGAAAGAAGGCGTGATTGAAATCTTTCTGCACGACTTCGATTCGCCGACCGAGAAGTTCAAGGGCATCCCGATTCGCATTACGCTTCAAGGCAACGCCATCGCCAAGATCGAAAATATTGCCGATGGCAAGGAAATATTTTCCATCGAACTCGAGCCCGAGCTGATTACCGGTCTCTATGAGCGGATTTGGCAGGAGCGCAAAGTCGTCAAGTTGGCCGAGGTGCCGCCGCTGATGGTAAAGACAATTTTGGCGGTCGAAGATGAGCGCTTTTATCACCACTACGGCATCGACCCCATCGGTATCCTGCGCGCCATGTGGGTAAATTTGCGCAGCTTGAGCTTTCAGCAAGGCGGCAGCACGCTGACCCAGCAATTGGTCAAAAATTTCTTTCTCTCAGACGAGCGCACCATCAGCCGCAAGGTTCCCGAGGCGATGATGGCGGTGATTGCCGAACGCAAGTATTCCAAGCAAACGATTCTAGAAAACTACCTAAACGAGATATATCTCGGCCAGCGCGGCTCCCAGGGCGTGTTCGGTGTTTGGGAGGCGGCGCAGTTTTATTTTTCCAAGCCGCTCACCGATTTGACCGTCGGTGAGATGGCGTTGTTGGCGGGCTTGATCCGCGCGCCCAATCGGTTGTCGCCCTACCGGAGCGCCGAGGGGGCGACCAAACGGCGCAATGTCGTGTTAGCCAAACTGCTTGACGATAATATCATCACGCGCAAGCAATACGACGCCGCGTTGTTAGAAAAGTTGCCGCAACGCTCGCTGGTCAAGGTGACCAACGAAGGGCCGTTTTATGTCGACTATCTGCGCCGCGAGTTGGAAGAGAATTATTCCAATGCCGTGCTGACCAAGGAAGGGCTGCGGATATTTAGCACCCTCGACTTGCAGCTGCAGCGAATGGCCGAGCGCGCGTTGGTCGAGGGGCTGAAGAAGCTCGAAGAAACCCATCCTGCGCTGCGTCATAAAGGCGATGAGGAAGGTTTGGAAGGAGCGATTGTCGTGCTTCGGCCGCAGACCGGCGAGATTAAAGCGATGGTCGGCGGGCGCAATTATAGCCGCTCGCAATTCAATCGCGTGTTTCAAGCCAAGCGCCAGCCTGGCTCGGTGTTCAAACCATTCGTCTATTTAGCCGCGCTGATGTATGGCGGCCAAAGCGGCACCAAATATTCCGCCGACACGGTGATCAACGACAGCCAATTCACTTGGAGCTATGACAACCAGGAATGGCAGCCGCATAATTATAACAACGAATACTTTGGCGCGGTGACTTTGCGGCGCGCATTGGAAAGTTCCCTCAACTCGGCCACCGCTCGGGTGGCCCAGGATGTCGGCATTCGGCGGGTGCGCGACTTGGCGCACAAGTTGGGGATTCAAAGCTCGTTGCCGGCGGTGCCGGCGCTTTCTCTGGGCGCGGCGGAAGTGACGCCGTTAGAAATCGCCGTGGCTTACGCGACGTTGGCCAACGGCGGTTCGCGGGTGCGGCCGTTGGCGGTTAAGCAGGTGCTCGACCAAAGCACTAAGGTTTTGGAAAAGCGCGACGTCAAAATGGAGCAGGTGCTCAATCCGCAACTGGCTTATGCCATCAATCAGCTGCTTAAAGGCGTACTCGATCGCGGCACCGCGGCGGGTTCGCGGCGCGCGGGTTTCACCCGGCCGGCGGCGGGCAAGACCGGCACGACCAACGATTACAAAGACGCTTGGTTCGTCGGCTACACGCCGGATCTGTTGGCGGTGGTGTGGGTCGGTTTCGACGGACCGAAAAAAATCGGCATGTCGGGCGCTGAGGCGGCGCTGCCGATTTGGACCGAGTTCATGAAAAATGCCACGGCGAGCATGCCGGTCACCGATTTCGTCGGGCCGTTGGTGAGACCCGATACCGACGATAGTAAGTGCGCCGGTAAAGCCGAAGGCGAGAGCGGCGACTGCGCCGCTCCTGTGCCACCGGCTAAAGCCGCGGCGGGAGTTTAAAGTGCACGAAGCGCCATTCAAATCTCCCAGAATGATTTTAAGCATCGCAGCCTGCTGTGTGGCTTTCGCCGCCTGCGCGCCGCCACCGACTTACCGCGTGCCGGTGCCGCCGGTTGCGAGCCCGCGGCCGTCGAGCGCGCCGGTTGCGCCGCCGGCTCCTGAGCCAGCGCCTCAAGGGTTGCCGAACGAAGCGAAAATTCGCGAGCAGGATCTTCGTAGCAAGACTGCGCCAACGTTGCCGGCCAAGAGCGCCAAAGAGCCGACGCGCCAAGCGAGCGTCACTGAACCGCGCGGCTCTGAATCTTCGCCGCCGTTGGCTGACGACAGTTCGTTGCTCGCGAAAATTACTCCGGGGACTTCAGCGCAGCGCGCCGCGTCGTTGCGACTCACCGAAGAGGGCAGAAGAATTCTCGACGCCGGCGATCCGGCGCGCTCGCTGACGCGTTTGGAAAAAACCATCGTCATCGATTCGACCAATCCCTACGGTTATTATTACCTAGCCAAAGCGCAGCATCGTTTGGGACGCCATAAAGAGTCGCTCAACTTTCTCGACGTCGCCGAATCTCGGCTCGGTGCCGAGCCCTTCTGGTTATCGGAGATTCACGCGCTGCGCGGTGAGAACTATCACGCCCAAGGCCAACCGCAACGGGCCGAGGCGAGTTACAACCAAGCACTGCGCTTAAACTCCGGCAACCGCACCGCCGCCGACGGGTTAGCGCGCGTGCAAGGCGATCCGCCCGCCGCCCAACCGGCAACCAAGTGAGATTTTTCTCAGCATGTTAGTTCTAGGTGTTGAAAGTTCCTGCGACGACACCGCCGCGGCGATTTTACAAGACGGACGCACGATCCTCGCCAACGTCGTGTCATCGCAAGATCAAGTGCATGGCCCCTACGGCGGCGTGGTGCCCGAACTAGCGTCGCGCCAACATATCCAAACGATTCTGCCGGTCATCGATCAGGCGTTGAAAAATGCCGGCGTGACGCTCAAAGAGATCGACGGCATGGCG from Deltaproteobacteria bacterium harbors:
- a CDS encoding PBP1A family penicillin-binding protein, with protein sequence MIKSKLRILSIALVALLVVTSSGLVFGAWYLKQLEDKVVEKFEGRKWVFPSKIYSDSYFLYVGAGLRSQDLAEKLRRLGYFETSVAPKAKGEYRVAAKEGVIEIFLHDFDSPTEKFKGIPIRITLQGNAIAKIENIADGKEIFSIELEPELITGLYERIWQERKVVKLAEVPPLMVKTILAVEDERFYHHYGIDPIGILRAMWVNLRSLSFQQGGSTLTQQLVKNFFLSDERTISRKVPEAMMAVIAERKYSKQTILENYLNEIYLGQRGSQGVFGVWEAAQFYFSKPLTDLTVGEMALLAGLIRAPNRLSPYRSAEGATKRRNVVLAKLLDDNIITRKQYDAALLEKLPQRSLVKVTNEGPFYVDYLRRELEENYSNAVLTKEGLRIFSTLDLQLQRMAERALVEGLKKLEETHPALRHKGDEEGLEGAIVVLRPQTGEIKAMVGGRNYSRSQFNRVFQAKRQPGSVFKPFVYLAALMYGGQSGTKYSADTVINDSQFTWSYDNQEWQPHNYNNEYFGAVTLRRALESSLNSATARVAQDVGIRRVRDLAHKLGIQSSLPAVPALSLGAAEVTPLEIAVAYATLANGGSRVRPLAVKQVLDQSTKVLEKRDVKMEQVLNPQLAYAINQLLKGVLDRGTAAGSRRAGFTRPAAGKTGTTNDYKDAWFVGYTPDLLAVVWVGFDGPKKIGMSGAEAALPIWTEFMKNATASMPVTDFVGPLVRPDTDDSKCAGKAEGESGDCAAPVPPAKAAAGV
- a CDS encoding tetratricopeptide repeat protein, which produces MILSIAACCVAFAACAPPPTYRVPVPPVASPRPSSAPVAPPAPEPAPQGLPNEAKIREQDLRSKTAPTLPAKSAKEPTRQASVTEPRGSESSPPLADDSSLLAKITPGTSAQRAASLRLTEEGRRILDAGDPARSLTRLEKTIVIDSTNPYGYYYLAKAQHRLGRHKESLNFLDVAESRLGAEPFWLSEIHALRGENYHAQGQPQRAEASYNQALRLNSGNRTAADGLARVQGDPPAAQPATK